A single region of the Pararhodospirillum photometricum DSM 122 genome encodes:
- a CDS encoding tetratricopeptide repeat protein codes for MTPTRPRRVPSAAALALPLCLAAWPSQAQEVRAAPHADFGRLVFDWPAAVTYSASVVGGALVVQFDRPFSGSIASIAQVLPGYMGPGKLSSDRRTLSFPLKGEYKVRDYKNGGTVVIDLLGTPAGAPASTTPPSPKAGVATPPPAPTTAAAVPVRTGVHDDFTRVVFDWPRGVDYNVESRNGQAVVTFRRPGRVDTGRLNRDLPEGLGTAQATDSPSGLTVTLPLPPGGSVRHFRSGNSVAVDLVGKAAPASPARASAGAVEPPPPAPTTAAXPPAAEPSRRAAVPAPAPAASSEPPPRDPPPSFVTRGTPAGAVPGVEQRLSEPQQTAAAPSAGGELYTVSFSWDRPVAAAAFRRAGYMWVVFDRYQQADIRALRVTGGQAVKFAEQVDVGPGATAVRLIVDPAFNPSFRREGLLWIMDLQRQSLRPRTPIQVTPQPRSPVGPRLYLPVSEGGNVVQVKDPEVGDTMIVVPVIPLGNGVYPAQAYPDVVLPVTAQGVLVEPISEGVQVTSSRQGVEVTAEGGLRLSRDLERVALAAPSEGLSAIFDIPRWRGNPDEPFHERRDALMEAVSIAPESRRNEARLELARFMFANGYAAEAMGILRTIAAASETMENRPAFRALRGATEFLMGRYPEAVEDLAHPSLADVDEAAFWRAAAQSRLGNPEIQASTLDATSGVIGSYPDSLKVPLALVAAESAIAAANDLSAHNFLEAATKPTNTVHQQAQLAYLDGLFQETRGAFDAALDAYHKAEELNSPKWSPFSQRRRLELERQLGRIGIPELIKGLDHLRYSWRGDEFEFSILRRLADLHRENRDPGAALRVLKLAATYFPNRPETAEVSDEMARIFEDLYLKGGADALSPITAIALYDEFRELTPAGDKGDEMIRKLADRLVKVDLLEQAAALLDRQVQTRLPQPGEQRAKVGSRLALVRLLNNQPEQAINTLRATEGGTLPEALNAQRVHLEARALADLGKPNDAIVRLEDDNTRDAQVLRAEIYWKAQNWPEAARAISRLVPPPERGQTLREADAMRTLDWATALTLAGDEPQAALLRRRYLDVLKGTSVHDAFDLITSPGERGLPDYRTLNEKVAQADNFRSFLAGYRERLRSEGLSSLN; via the coding sequence ATGACGCCCACGCGCCCCCGTCGCGTCCCGTCCGCCGCTGCCCTGGCTCTGCCCTTGTGTCTGGCTGCGTGGCCCTCGCAAGCCCAGGAGGTGCGTGCCGCTCCCCACGCCGATTTCGGTCGCTTGGTCTTCGATTGGCCCGCCGCCGTGACCTACAGCGCCAGCGTGGTGGGGGGCGCCCTGGTGGTGCAGTTCGATCGGCCGTTCTCCGGCTCCATCGCCAGCATTGCCCAGGTCTTGCCGGGCTATATGGGGCCGGGCAAGCTCAGTTCCGACCGCCGCACCTTGTCTTTCCCCTTGAAGGGTGAGTACAAGGTCCGCGATTACAAGAACGGCGGCACGGTCGTCATCGACCTGTTGGGAACCCCGGCCGGCGCCCCCGCCTCGACCACCCCGCCCTCGCCCAAGGCCGGCGTCGCAACGCCCCCGCCCGCCCCCACCACCGCCGCCGCCGTGCCGGTGCGCACGGGGGTGCACGACGACTTTACCCGGGTGGTGTTCGATTGGCCGCGCGGCGTCGATTACAACGTGGAGAGCCGCAACGGCCAGGCGGTCGTCACGTTCCGCCGTCCGGGCCGGGTGGACACCGGCCGCCTCAACCGCGACCTCCCCGAGGGCCTGGGAACCGCCCAGGCCACCGACAGCCCCTCTGGCCTCACCGTGACCTTGCCCTTGCCCCCGGGCGGCAGTGTGCGGCATTTCCGCAGCGGCAACAGCGTTGCCGTGGATCTGGTGGGCAAGGCCGCCCCGGCCAGCCCGGCGCGCGCCAGTGCCGGCGCGGTGGAGCCGCCGCCGCCCGCCCCCACCACCGCCGCGRCGCCGCCGGCAGCCGAGCCCTCGCGACGGGCCGCCGTGCCGGCGCCGGCGCCGGCCGCCTCGTCGGAACCACCGCCCCGCGATCCCCCGCCCTCGTTCGTCACCCGAGGTACCCCGGCCGGAGCGGTGCCCGGAGTTGAACAGCGGTTGAGCGAGCCGCAGCAAACGGCCGCCGCGCCCAGCGCCGGCGGCGAGTTGTATACCGTGTCCTTCTCCTGGGATCGCCCGGTCGCGGCCGCCGCCTTCCGGCGGGCCGGCTACATGTGGGTGGTGTTCGACCGCTACCAGCAAGCCGATATCCGGGCGCTGCGGGTGACCGGGGGGCAGGCGGTCAAGTTCGCCGAACAGGTGGATGTGGGGCCCGGGGCAACGGCGGTGCGCCTGATCGTGGATCCGGCGTTCAACCCCAGCTTCCGCCGCGAGGGTCTGCTGTGGATCATGGATCTCCAGCGCCAGTCCCTGCGGCCGCGCACGCCCATCCAGGTCACGCCGCAACCGCGCTCGCCGGTGGGCCCGCGGCTCTATCTGCCGGTCAGCGAGGGCGGCAACGTCGTTCAGGTCAAGGACCCGGAGGTCGGCGACACCATGATCGTGGTGCCGGTCATTCCGTTGGGCAACGGCGTCTACCCCGCCCAGGCTTACCCGGATGTGGTGCTGCCGGTGACGGCCCAGGGGGTTTTGGTCGAGCCGATCAGTGAAGGGGTTCAGGTCACGTCGAGCCGCCAGGGCGTCGAGGTGACGGCCGAGGGCGGCTTGCGCCTGTCGCGCGACCTGGAGCGGGTCGCCTTGGCCGCTCCGTCCGAGGGGCTCTCGGCGATTTTTGACATCCCACGCTGGCGAGGCAACCCCGACGAACCCTTCCACGAGCGGCGCGATGCCTTGATGGAGGCGGTGTCGATCGCTCCCGAAAGCCGGCGCAACGAAGCCCGGCTCGAACTGGCGCGCTTCATGTTTGCCAACGGCTACGCCGCCGAGGCCATGGGCATCCTGCGCACCATCGCCGCCGCCAGCGAGACCATGGAAAACCGGCCAGCCTTCCGCGCCCTGCGCGGGGCCACCGAATTCCTGATGGGGCGCTACCCGGAAGCGGTGGAAGATCTGGCCCACCCCAGCCTCGCCGACGTGGACGAGGCCGCCTTCTGGCGGGCCGCCGCCCAAAGCCGCCTGGGCAATCCCGAAATCCAGGCCTCGACCCTTGATGCCACCAGCGGCGTCATTGGGTCCTATCCCGACAGCCTCAAGGTACCGCTGGCCCTGGTCGCCGCCGAATCGGCGATTGCCGCCGCCAACGACCTCTCGGCCCATAATTTCCTGGAAGCGGCGACCAAGCCCACCAACACCGTGCACCAGCAGGCCCAGTTGGCCTACCTCGACGGCCTGTTCCAGGAAACGCGCGGTGCCTTCGATGCGGCGCTTGACGCCTACCACAAGGCCGAGGAACTGAATTCGCCCAAGTGGTCGCCCTTCTCCCAGCGCCGACGCCTGGAGTTGGAGCGGCAGTTGGGGCGCATTGGCATTCCCGAGCTGATCAAGGGGCTCGACCACCTGCGCTACTCCTGGCGCGGCGACGAGTTCGAGTTTTCGATCCTGCGCCGCCTCGCCGACCTTCATCGCGAAAACCGCGATCCGGGCGCGGCGCTGCGCGTGCTCAAGTTGGCCGCCACCTATTTCCCCAACCGACCCGAGACCGCCGAGGTCAGCGACGAGATGGCGCGGATCTTCGAGGACCTGTACCTCAAGGGCGGCGCCGACGCCTTGTCGCCCATCACGGCCATCGCGCTTTACGACGAGTTCCGCGAACTGACGCCGGCCGGCGACAAGGGCGACGAGATGATTCGCAAGCTGGCCGACCGTCTGGTCAAGGTCGATCTTCTGGAACAGGCAGCGGCGCTTCTGGACCGCCAAGTGCAAACCCGCCTGCCCCAGCCGGGCGAACAGCGAGCCAAGGTGGGCAGCCGCCTCGCCCTGGTGCGCCTCCTCAACAACCAGCCCGAGCAGGCCATCAACACCTTGCGCGCCACCGAGGGCGGGACCTTGCCCGAGGCGCTCAATGCCCAGCGCGTCCACCTGGAGGCACGCGCCCTCGCCGACCTCGGCAAACCCAACGATGCCATCGTCCGCCTGGAGGACGACAACACCCGCGATGCCCAGGTGCTACGCGCCGAAATCTACTGGAAGGCCCAGAACTGGCCGGAAGCGGCGCGCGCTATCAGCCGCCTTGTGCCGCCGCCGGAACGCGGCCAGACCCTGCGTGAGGCCGACGCCATGCGCACCTTGGACTGGGCCACCGCCTTGACCCTGGCCGGCGACGAACCTCAGGCGGCTTTGCTGCGCCGGCGCTACCTGGACGTTCTCAAGGGCACCTCGGTGCACGATGCCTTCGACCTGATCACCAGCCCGGGTGAACGCGGTTTGCCGGATTATCGGACCTTGAACGAGAAGGTGGCACAGGCGGACAATTTCCGCTCGTTCCTGGCTGGGTATCGGGAGCGGCTGCGTAGCGAAGGGCTGAGTTCACTGAATTAA